From Roseisolibacter agri, a single genomic window includes:
- a CDS encoding UPF0182 family protein — protein MTRRHWLALLLGIAALLLLGRAVAEVVVERRWYAALGPGALDVWRAREAALWLLRGLCAAVAAAVCFANLYGVVSSVEKVVLPRRLGDLEIGETVPGRRLLWSAAAISLAIGALLALPLDTWMPVVALGAGASFGEIEPFTGHDLAFHVHWLPLEHALYTWALFVLLAVGALVLACYALTPGLRIVRGRIRMSGHVRRHVTVLGVGLLLLLAWGHRLDAFGLLVAGSGEGGLFTYADHRIGLPIRFALAVLTGLSSLAVLRAGWAGQPRLAFWVVTGVLVVTFASRWLAPVVVTQLTAPDELTRLQASYAATRALYTRRAYAADAVTAAPAGYGLDSLAALSGATSVWDPAVLLRAMERLRRGGAAVGDVGWAAGPDGALRAIVVERPAVTPTEDTLPEFTVVTVDAVRTESDGSPLAVTSDSRPLSDAGRGVRVLVHPDAIGPAVMSDPAQGIVGDPVVGWGARLAHAWARRDLRLAFSVALERTASPELVLRRDPRERLRALVPFFTQGEAIYPALHADSLHWIVHLYAATDAYPLSGHWAVTRRERSYFQHAAVAIVNAQSGAVQLVADAAPGALARVWIRRFPGLFQPRAALPPDLAGAIPPPIDAVLVQGWVFAQYGARGATSVAPRRLSGGAAGDSAAGLAPRAVTLLPLPAFARANGDSLPPLARAPVASWTIPLLDAASRVDGALIAVGGAAPRTLWMPANGAFPRWPELTERMREVTTPVLEPARAAPEPNAPRPATTPPAGTVRGQLRALPVRGALTFLQPTYDQSRDAPAVAAVALATADSVRAGRSLSGVLGGVVIPGDTTSGTDRLGRARSLYDVMRQALQRGDWARFGAALDSLGAAVGARPR, from the coding sequence GTGACGCGCCGCCACTGGCTGGCGCTGCTCCTCGGCATCGCCGCGCTGCTGCTGCTCGGCCGCGCGGTGGCCGAGGTGGTGGTGGAGCGGCGGTGGTACGCGGCGTTGGGGCCGGGCGCGCTCGACGTGTGGCGCGCCCGCGAGGCGGCGCTCTGGCTGCTGCGCGGCCTGTGCGCGGCCGTCGCGGCGGCGGTCTGCTTCGCCAACCTGTACGGCGTGGTGAGCTCGGTCGAGAAGGTCGTGCTCCCGCGCCGGCTGGGCGACCTCGAGATCGGCGAGACGGTGCCCGGCCGGCGCCTGCTGTGGAGCGCGGCCGCGATCTCGCTCGCGATCGGCGCGCTGCTCGCGCTGCCGCTGGACACCTGGATGCCCGTCGTCGCGCTGGGCGCCGGCGCGTCGTTCGGCGAGATCGAGCCGTTCACCGGCCACGACCTCGCGTTTCACGTGCACTGGCTGCCGCTGGAGCACGCGCTGTACACGTGGGCGCTGTTCGTGCTGCTGGCCGTGGGCGCGCTGGTGCTCGCGTGCTACGCGCTCACGCCGGGCCTTCGCATCGTGCGCGGGCGCATCCGCATGAGCGGGCACGTGCGGCGCCACGTCACGGTGCTCGGCGTCGGCCTGCTGCTGCTGCTCGCGTGGGGCCACCGCCTCGACGCGTTCGGGCTGCTGGTGGCCGGCAGCGGCGAGGGCGGGCTGTTCACCTACGCGGACCATCGCATCGGGCTGCCGATCCGCTTCGCGCTCGCGGTGCTCACCGGGCTCTCGAGCCTCGCGGTCCTGCGCGCCGGATGGGCAGGGCAGCCGCGGCTCGCGTTCTGGGTCGTCACGGGCGTGCTCGTGGTGACGTTCGCGTCGCGCTGGCTCGCGCCCGTCGTCGTCACGCAGCTCACCGCGCCCGACGAGCTGACGCGCCTCCAGGCGTCGTACGCCGCCACGCGCGCGCTGTACACGCGGCGCGCCTACGCGGCGGATGCGGTCACGGCGGCGCCGGCCGGCTACGGTCTGGACTCGCTGGCGGCGCTCTCCGGCGCGACGTCGGTGTGGGATCCGGCCGTGCTGCTGCGCGCGATGGAGCGGCTGCGACGCGGCGGCGCCGCCGTCGGTGACGTCGGATGGGCGGCGGGACCGGACGGCGCGCTGCGCGCGATCGTCGTCGAGCGCCCGGCGGTCACGCCCACCGAGGACACGCTCCCCGAGTTCACGGTCGTCACGGTGGACGCGGTGCGCACCGAGAGCGACGGCTCGCCGCTCGCCGTCACGAGCGACTCGCGGCCGCTGAGCGACGCGGGGCGCGGCGTGCGCGTCCTCGTGCATCCCGACGCGATCGGCCCCGCGGTGATGAGCGATCCCGCGCAGGGCATCGTCGGCGATCCCGTCGTGGGATGGGGCGCGCGGCTCGCGCACGCGTGGGCCCGCCGCGACCTGCGGCTCGCCTTCTCGGTCGCGCTCGAGCGCACCGCGTCGCCCGAGCTGGTGCTCCGGCGCGATCCGCGCGAGCGGCTGCGCGCCCTGGTGCCCTTCTTCACGCAGGGCGAGGCGATCTATCCCGCGCTGCACGCCGACTCGCTGCACTGGATCGTGCACCTCTACGCGGCGACGGACGCGTATCCGCTGAGCGGGCACTGGGCCGTGACGCGACGCGAGCGGAGCTACTTCCAGCACGCGGCGGTGGCCATCGTCAACGCGCAGTCGGGCGCGGTGCAGCTGGTCGCGGACGCGGCGCCAGGCGCGCTCGCGCGCGTCTGGATCCGACGCTTCCCGGGGCTCTTCCAGCCGCGCGCCGCGCTGCCGCCCGATCTCGCGGGCGCGATCCCGCCGCCGATCGACGCGGTGCTGGTGCAGGGCTGGGTCTTCGCGCAGTACGGCGCGCGCGGCGCGACCAGCGTCGCGCCGCGCCGGCTCAGCGGCGGCGCCGCCGGCGACAGCGCGGCAGGGCTGGCGCCGCGGGCGGTCACGCTGCTCCCGCTCCCGGCGTTCGCGCGCGCGAATGGCGACTCGCTGCCGCCGCTCGCGCGCGCGCCGGTGGCCTCGTGGACCATCCCGCTGCTCGACGCGGCGAGCCGCGTGGACGGGGCGCTGATTGCCGTCGGCGGCGCCGCGCCGCGGACGCTCTGGATGCCCGCCAACGGCGCCTTCCCACGCTGGCCCGAGCTGACGGAGCGGATGCGCGAGGTCACCACGCCGGTGCTGGAGCCCGCGCGCGCCGCGCCGGAGCCCAATGCGCCGCGGCCCGCGACCACGCCGCCGGCCGGCACCGTGCGCGGGCAGCTGCGCGCGCTGCCGGTGCGCGGCGCGCTCACGTTCCTGCAGCCGACGTACGATCAGTCGCGCGACGCGCCCGCGGTGGCCGCGGTGGCGCTCGCGACCGCCGACAGCGTCCGCGCCGGCCGGTCGCTGTCCGGCGTCCTCGGCGGCGTCGTCATCCCCGGCGATACGACGTCCGGCACCGACCGCCTCGGCCGCGCGCGGAGCCTGTACGACGTCATGCGGCAGGCGCTTCAGCGCGGCGACTGGGCGCGCTTCGGCGCGGCGCTCGACTCGCTCGGCGCTGCCGTCGGCGCGCGGCCGCGCTAG
- the fabD gene encoding ACP S-malonyltransferase, translating into MQPLVLLFPGQGSQKPGMARDLADAFAPARETLAAIDAALGVALSRVMFDGPADELTLTHNAQPALLAHGAAVWATVRDAIRGRVVAAAGHSLGEFTAHHAAGTFDAATGAALVRRRGLLMYEAGVARPGAMAALLGEPDRPIEEICAQATAEAGEVVPANYNCPGQLVISGEVAGVERAMELAKAAGVKRAVRLQVSGAFHSPLMAPARAGLEAALAEAPMQDPAFPVVANVDAAPVTTAARARALLAEQLGAPVRWTEVVRTLAASHPGALFVEMGPGTVLAGLVKKIAPEVETVACGTAPEVEALLARVAAPASA; encoded by the coding sequence ATGCAGCCACTCGTACTGCTCTTCCCGGGACAGGGCTCGCAGAAGCCCGGCATGGCGCGCGACCTCGCGGACGCGTTCGCGCCCGCGCGCGAGACGCTCGCCGCCATCGACGCCGCGCTCGGCGTCGCCCTGTCACGGGTCATGTTCGACGGTCCCGCGGACGAGCTGACGCTCACGCACAACGCGCAGCCCGCGCTGCTGGCGCACGGCGCCGCGGTGTGGGCGACGGTGCGCGATGCCATCCGCGGGCGCGTCGTCGCCGCCGCGGGCCACTCGCTCGGCGAGTTCACGGCGCACCATGCGGCCGGGACGTTCGACGCGGCCACCGGCGCCGCGCTCGTGCGTCGTCGCGGGTTGCTCATGTACGAGGCGGGTGTCGCGCGCCCCGGCGCGATGGCCGCGCTGCTGGGCGAGCCCGATCGCCCCATCGAGGAGATCTGCGCGCAGGCGACGGCGGAGGCGGGCGAGGTCGTGCCGGCCAACTACAACTGCCCGGGGCAGCTCGTGATCTCGGGCGAGGTCGCGGGCGTCGAGCGCGCGATGGAGCTCGCCAAGGCCGCGGGCGTTAAGCGCGCCGTGCGCCTGCAGGTCAGCGGCGCCTTCCACTCGCCGCTCATGGCGCCCGCTCGCGCCGGCCTCGAGGCCGCGCTGGCGGAGGCGCCCATGCAGGATCCGGCGTTTCCGGTCGTCGCCAACGTCGATGCTGCACCGGTCACCACGGCCGCCCGCGCGCGTGCGCTGCTGGCCGAGCAGCTCGGCGCGCCCGTGCGCTGGACGGAGGTCGTCCGCACGCTGGCCGCGAGCCATCCGGGCGCGCTGTTCGTCGAGATGGGCCCGGGCACGGTGCTGGCCGGCCTGGTGAAGAAGATCGCGCCCGAGGTGGAGACCGTCGCCTGCGGCACCGCGCCCGAGGTCGAGGCGCTGCTCGCCCGCGTCGCGGCCCCCGCCTCGGCCTGA
- a CDS encoding CBS domain-containing protein, which translates to MHLSDFIRPDRVVVPLPGSTLQDAAGALLDRLIAAGAVAHPERLRARLAEERAEDLVGMGDRAFLLHYRSDAVKELVVAVGITRLPVERELGESDETQSARIVLLIAAPPRQAALYLQVVGAFARVLSKPDVVGTVVAQPTPEALAALPVFAQVALRDQLIVRDLMTERPRSVSPDAPLKDAALDMVRAGVAGLPVVDDGGRVVGMLSQRELLQHLLNSYLQRGHAAPAPGAPGVVDARSRTVRDVMTRQVLCVSPEQPVAEVAAMMTNKDVDRVPVVREGRLVGFLTRGDIVRKLIGS; encoded by the coding sequence ATGCATCTCTCCGACTTCATCCGCCCCGACCGCGTCGTCGTTCCGCTCCCCGGATCGACGCTGCAGGACGCGGCGGGCGCGCTGCTCGACCGGCTGATCGCGGCCGGCGCGGTGGCGCATCCCGAGCGCCTGCGCGCGCGCCTCGCCGAGGAGCGCGCGGAGGACCTCGTGGGCATGGGCGACCGGGCGTTCCTGCTGCACTACCGCAGCGACGCGGTGAAGGAGCTCGTGGTCGCCGTCGGCATCACGCGCCTCCCCGTGGAGCGCGAGCTGGGCGAGAGCGACGAGACGCAGTCCGCGCGCATCGTGCTGCTCATCGCCGCGCCGCCGCGGCAGGCCGCGCTCTACCTGCAGGTCGTCGGCGCGTTCGCGCGCGTGCTCTCGAAGCCCGACGTGGTGGGCACGGTGGTCGCGCAGCCGACGCCCGAGGCGCTGGCCGCGCTGCCGGTCTTCGCGCAGGTCGCGCTGCGCGACCAGCTGATCGTGCGCGACCTGATGACCGAGCGTCCGCGCTCCGTCTCGCCGGACGCGCCGCTCAAGGATGCCGCGCTGGACATGGTCCGCGCCGGCGTGGCGGGCCTGCCCGTGGTGGACGACGGCGGGCGGGTGGTGGGGATGCTCTCGCAGCGCGAGCTCTTGCAGCACCTCCTGAACAGCTATCTTCAGCGCGGCCACGCCGCCCCGGCCCCGGGCGCGCCCGGCGTCGTCGATGCGCGCTCGCGCACCGTGCGCGACGTCATGACGCGTCAGGTGCTCTGCGTCTCGCCCGAGCAGCCGGTGGCGGAGGTGGCCGCCATGATGACCAACAAGGACGTCGACCGGGTCCCGGTCGTGCGCGAGGGGCGCCTGGTGGGCTTCCTCACGCGCGGGGACATCGTCCGCAAACTGATCGGCTCCTGA
- a CDS encoding YceD family protein → MLSFDIRSLESKAEAVDGELPPTDPVWVEGDPLPQGPIRVTGRLSAAGAGRFYFSGRMAGTATGECRRCLTDVTSEVDIDAHLIFAEEELDAEGEESDAYPFDPSERLLDLRPAIREEWLLAAPAFPLCREDCRGLCPQCGADLNEDPQHTHAASDPRWDALRDATGGAAGDPPISS, encoded by the coding sequence ATGCTGTCCTTTGACATCCGCTCGCTCGAGTCGAAGGCCGAAGCCGTCGACGGGGAGCTGCCGCCCACGGACCCGGTCTGGGTCGAGGGCGATCCGCTTCCGCAGGGGCCCATCCGGGTCACCGGCCGTCTGTCCGCGGCCGGTGCCGGGCGCTTCTACTTCAGCGGGCGGATGGCGGGGACGGCGACGGGCGAGTGCCGGCGGTGCCTCACGGACGTGACGTCAGAGGTGGACATCGACGCGCACCTGATCTTCGCCGAGGAAGAGCTGGACGCGGAGGGCGAGGAGTCCGATGCGTACCCGTTCGACCCCAGCGAGCGGCTGCTCGACCTCCGGCCGGCGATTCGCGAGGAGTGGCTCCTGGCCGCGCCCGCGTTCCCGCTCTGCCGCGAGGACTGCCGGGGGCTCTGCCCCCAGTGTGGCGCGGACCTGAACGAGGACCCGCAGCACACGCACGCCGCGTCCGACCCGCGGTGGGATGCCCTGCGCGACGCCACCGGCGGCGCGGCGGGCGACCCGCCGATCTCCAGCTGA
- the sucC gene encoding ADP-forming succinate--CoA ligase subunit beta, whose amino-acid sequence MNIHEYQAKDVLRRYGVPIPPGEVATTPEQAEAIAKRVGKPVMVKAQVHVGGRGKAGGVKYCPTPEAAREKAQAILGMDIKGLTVEKVLVTEAADIGTEAYVGIIVDRATKKAVFMVSAAGGIDIEEVAATTPEKIKYFPVDPRYGLLPFEAQELGFFLYQDAKQARAAAKIMAQLYKAFVENGCSLAEINPLVVTPQGEVIAVDAKMVIDDNELERRADLEELRDESSEAPSEVDARNANLTFIKLDGNVGCIVNGAGLAMATMDLVKYYGGEPANFLDIGGSSNPEKVVNALRIITADPNVKAILFNIFGGITRTDDVANGIVTATKQNPLKVPIVIRLTGTNEEIAVKILEENGFTALTDMDEAVKKAVQLATEGGK is encoded by the coding sequence GTGAACATCCACGAGTACCAGGCGAAGGACGTGCTTCGCCGCTACGGCGTGCCGATCCCGCCCGGCGAGGTCGCGACGACGCCGGAGCAGGCCGAGGCCATCGCCAAGCGCGTCGGCAAGCCGGTCATGGTGAAGGCGCAGGTGCACGTCGGCGGGCGCGGCAAGGCCGGCGGCGTGAAGTACTGCCCGACCCCCGAGGCCGCGCGCGAGAAGGCGCAGGCGATCCTCGGCATGGACATCAAGGGGCTGACCGTCGAGAAGGTGCTCGTCACCGAGGCCGCCGACATCGGCACCGAGGCGTACGTCGGCATCATCGTGGATCGTGCGACCAAGAAGGCCGTCTTCATGGTCAGCGCCGCGGGCGGCATCGACATCGAGGAGGTCGCCGCGACGACCCCGGAGAAGATCAAGTACTTCCCGGTCGATCCGCGCTACGGGCTGCTCCCGTTCGAGGCGCAGGAGCTCGGCTTCTTCCTGTATCAGGACGCGAAGCAGGCGCGCGCCGCGGCGAAGATCATGGCGCAGCTCTACAAGGCGTTCGTCGAGAACGGCTGCTCGCTCGCCGAGATCAACCCGCTCGTGGTGACGCCGCAGGGTGAGGTGATCGCGGTCGACGCGAAGATGGTGATCGACGACAACGAGCTGGAGCGCCGCGCGGACCTCGAGGAGCTGCGCGACGAGAGCTCCGAGGCGCCGAGCGAGGTCGATGCCCGCAACGCGAACCTCACGTTCATCAAGCTCGATGGCAACGTCGGCTGCATCGTGAACGGCGCCGGCCTCGCGATGGCGACGATGGACCTCGTGAAGTACTACGGCGGCGAGCCGGCGAACTTCCTCGACATCGGCGGCTCGTCGAATCCCGAGAAGGTCGTCAACGCGCTCCGCATCATCACCGCCGATCCGAACGTCAAGGCGATCCTGTTCAACATCTTCGGCGGCATCACGCGCACCGACGACGTGGCCAACGGGATCGTGACGGCGACCAAGCAGAACCCGCTCAAGGTGCCCATCGTGATCCGCCTCACCGGCACGAACGAGGAGATCGCGGTGAAGATCCTCGAGGAGAACGGCTTCACCGCGCTGACCGACATGGACGAGGCGGTCAAGAAGGCCGTCCAGCTCGCGACGGAGGGCGGCAAGTGA
- a CDS encoding beta-ketoacyl-ACP synthase III produces MKRPVAYVAGTGRGVPATVLTNHDFASRGIETSHEWIVERTGIHERRIAANGESTCSMAAEASRRAMERAGVQAGDLDVIVLSTATPDRLLPATAVDLQAALGAQRAAAFDLSAACSGWLYAITVAEGLIATGAAETALVVGAEKMSAIVDWTDRNTCVLFGDGAGAVVLRASKTARRISDPNQAKGILSSFMRSDGQLAELLWRPGGGATEPFTEATLTDRSHFVKMAGREVFKHAVRSMSEAADRALDGAKLTGADIDVMIPHQANVRIIEATAKHANIPMDKVYVNVDRYGNTSSASIGIALDEAIEKGRVKEGTTALLVAFGAGFTWASMVVRF; encoded by the coding sequence GTGAAGCGTCCCGTCGCGTACGTCGCCGGCACCGGCCGTGGTGTCCCGGCCACGGTCCTGACCAACCACGACTTCGCGTCGCGCGGCATCGAGACCTCGCACGAGTGGATCGTCGAGCGGACCGGCATCCACGAGCGCCGCATCGCCGCCAACGGCGAGTCGACCTGCTCGATGGCCGCCGAGGCCTCCCGCCGCGCCATGGAGCGCGCGGGCGTCCAGGCGGGGGATCTCGACGTCATCGTGCTCAGCACCGCGACGCCGGACCGGCTGCTCCCCGCGACCGCCGTCGACCTGCAGGCCGCGCTCGGCGCCCAGCGCGCGGCGGCGTTCGATCTCTCGGCCGCCTGCTCCGGCTGGCTGTACGCGATCACCGTCGCCGAAGGGCTGATCGCGACCGGCGCCGCGGAGACGGCGCTCGTCGTCGGCGCCGAGAAGATGAGCGCGATCGTCGACTGGACCGACCGCAACACGTGCGTCCTGTTCGGCGACGGCGCGGGTGCGGTCGTGCTGCGCGCCTCCAAGACGGCGCGCCGCATCAGCGACCCGAATCAGGCCAAGGGCATCCTGTCGTCGTTCATGCGCAGCGACGGCCAGCTCGCCGAGCTGCTCTGGCGTCCGGGCGGCGGCGCGACGGAGCCGTTCACCGAGGCGACGCTCACGGATCGCTCGCACTTCGTGAAGATGGCGGGCCGCGAGGTGTTCAAGCACGCCGTGCGCTCGATGAGCGAGGCCGCGGACCGCGCGCTGGACGGCGCGAAGCTCACCGGCGCCGACATCGACGTGATGATCCCGCACCAGGCCAACGTGCGCATCATCGAGGCGACCGCGAAGCACGCGAACATCCCGATGGACAAGGTCTACGTGAACGTCGACCGCTACGGCAACACGTCGTCGGCGTCCATCGGCATCGCGCTCGACGAGGCCATCGAGAAGGGGCGCGTGAAGGAGGGCACGACGGCGCTGCTCGTCGCGTTCGGCGCGGGCTTCACGTGGGCCTCGATGGTCGTGCGGTTCTGA
- the rpmF gene encoding 50S ribosomal protein L32 — translation MAVPKRRTSKRKKRARNTHKAAPAIALQACPQCSSPKRPHRLCDECGYYAGELRAAAQEA, via the coding sequence ATGGCCGTCCCGAAGCGCCGTACCTCCAAGCGGAAGAAGCGCGCCCGTAACACGCACAAGGCCGCGCCCGCCATCGCGCTGCAGGCGTGCCCGCAGTGCAGCAGCCCGAAGCGTCCCCACCGTCTGTGCGACGAGTGCGGCTACTATGCGGGCGAGCTGCGCGCCGCGGCCCAGGAAGCCTGA
- the plsX gene encoding phosphate acyltransferase PlsX, protein MARVALDAMGGDFAPRATVAGALLALAELEREHTVQLVGQSAVVQATIDELLAGEMAAHAALRDRLELVEAPDVITMTDKPSVALRGKPQSSMVVGLRLQAEGRSDAFVSAGNTGAQMAASAFVLGRHEGLARPAIGTLFPTARKPVVVLDSGANVDSSAEELVQFARIGTVYAEDMLGRPNPTVGLLSIGEEAEKGNAAVKEAHQLLLASGLNFLGNVEGRDIPVGQCDRGPIDVVVCDGFVGNVLLKFYEALAPTLMGMFAKALGAERAALEEAFRELDYSDHGGAPLLGVKGVSIISHGKSGPRAIKNAIRVALRASESRMSEHVGRRLAEGTASRAATDGAPAA, encoded by the coding sequence TTGGCGCGCGTCGCGTTGGACGCGATGGGGGGCGACTTCGCTCCCCGGGCGACGGTAGCCGGCGCGCTCCTCGCGCTCGCGGAGCTTGAGCGCGAGCACACTGTGCAGTTGGTCGGGCAGTCGGCGGTCGTCCAGGCGACGATCGACGAGCTGCTCGCGGGGGAGATGGCGGCGCATGCCGCCCTCCGCGACCGCCTCGAGCTCGTCGAGGCGCCCGACGTCATCACCATGACCGACAAGCCGTCCGTGGCGCTGCGCGGCAAGCCGCAGAGCTCCATGGTCGTCGGGCTGCGCCTGCAGGCCGAAGGGAGATCGGACGCGTTCGTCTCCGCCGGGAACACCGGCGCGCAGATGGCCGCGTCCGCTTTCGTTCTCGGGCGCCACGAGGGCCTCGCCCGGCCCGCGATCGGCACGCTCTTCCCGACCGCGCGCAAGCCGGTCGTGGTGCTCGACTCGGGCGCGAACGTCGACAGCTCCGCCGAGGAGCTGGTCCAGTTCGCGCGCATCGGCACCGTCTACGCCGAGGACATGCTCGGCCGCCCCAACCCGACCGTCGGCCTGCTGTCGATCGGCGAGGAGGCGGAGAAGGGGAACGCGGCGGTGAAGGAGGCGCACCAGCTCCTCCTCGCCTCGGGCCTCAACTTCCTCGGCAACGTCGAGGGGCGCGACATCCCCGTCGGGCAGTGCGACCGCGGGCCGATCGACGTCGTCGTCTGCGACGGCTTCGTCGGCAACGTCCTCCTCAAGTTCTACGAGGCGCTCGCGCCCACCCTCATGGGCATGTTCGCGAAGGCGCTCGGTGCCGAGCGGGCCGCGCTCGAGGAGGCGTTCCGTGAGCTCGACTACTCGGACCACGGCGGCGCGCCGCTCCTCGGCGTGAAGGGCGTCAGCATCATCTCGCACGGCAAGAGCGGTCCCCGCGCCATCAAGAACGCCATCCGGGTCGCGCTGCGCGCCAGCGAGTCGCGGATGAGCGAGCACGTCGGCCGACGCCTCGCGGAGGGCACCGCGAGCCGCGCCGCCACCGACGGCGCGCCGGCCGCCTGA
- the sucD gene encoding succinate--CoA ligase subunit alpha: MSVFIDKDTRLIVQGITGRDGSFHAKQMMEYGTQVVAGVTPGKGGQKFEGSVPVFNTVEQAVKETGANTSVIYVPPPFAADAMMEAAAAGVKFVVCITEGVPVIDMLKVRPYVIEQGARLLGPNCPGAITPGQAKVGIIPGRICTPGNVGVVSRSGTLTYEVVNHLTKAGLGQSTCVGIGGDPINGTGFIDVLQAFENDPDTKVVAMMGEIGGTDEQDAAAFIKEKMTKPVVGFIAGQTAPPGRRMGHAGAIISGSSGTAAEKIDAFRAAGMGVAQRPIDFVELVRERLN, from the coding sequence GTGAGCGTCTTCATCGACAAGGACACGCGCCTCATCGTGCAGGGCATCACGGGCCGCGACGGCTCGTTCCACGCCAAGCAGATGATGGAGTACGGCACGCAGGTCGTCGCCGGCGTGACGCCCGGGAAGGGCGGGCAGAAGTTCGAGGGCTCGGTGCCCGTGTTCAACACCGTCGAGCAGGCGGTCAAGGAGACCGGCGCCAACACGTCCGTCATCTACGTGCCGCCGCCGTTCGCGGCCGACGCGATGATGGAGGCCGCGGCCGCCGGCGTGAAGTTCGTCGTCTGCATCACCGAGGGCGTGCCGGTCATCGACATGCTCAAGGTGCGCCCGTACGTCATCGAGCAGGGCGCGCGCCTCCTGGGGCCGAACTGCCCGGGCGCGATCACGCCGGGCCAGGCGAAGGTCGGCATCATCCCGGGCCGCATCTGCACGCCGGGCAACGTCGGCGTCGTGAGCCGCTCGGGCACGCTGACCTACGAGGTCGTGAACCACCTGACGAAGGCGGGGCTCGGCCAGAGCACCTGCGTCGGCATCGGCGGCGATCCGATCAACGGCACGGGCTTCATCGACGTGCTGCAGGCGTTCGAGAACGACCCGGACACGAAGGTCGTCGCGATGATGGGTGAGATCGGCGGCACGGACGAGCAGGACGCCGCCGCGTTCATCAAGGAGAAGATGACCAAGCCGGTCGTCGGCTTCATCGCCGGCCAGACCGCGCCGCCGGGCCGCCGCATGGGCCACGCGGGCGCGATCATCTCCGGCTCGTCGGGCACCGCGGCCGAGAAGATCGACGCGTTCAGGGCCGCCGGCATGGGCGTCGCGCAGCGTCCGATCGACTTCGTCGAGCTGGTTCGCGAGCGCCTGAACTGA
- the ndk gene encoding nucleoside-diphosphate kinase codes for MAGNRTLAIIKPDAFGSGKAGKVLALLEDKGFRLIAGKAKQLSQAEAGAFYEVHKERPFYGELVSFMTSGPCMPIVLEKADAVAALREAIGATDPAEAAEGTVRKLYAESKGRNAIHASDSDENAAREIAFFFAQTEIVG; via the coding sequence ATGGCCGGCAACCGCACGCTCGCGATCATCAAGCCCGACGCCTTCGGCTCGGGCAAGGCGGGGAAGGTCCTCGCGCTCCTCGAGGACAAGGGCTTCCGCCTGATCGCCGGGAAGGCGAAGCAGCTGTCCCAGGCCGAGGCCGGGGCGTTCTACGAGGTCCACAAGGAGCGCCCGTTCTACGGGGAGCTCGTCAGCTTCATGACCTCGGGCCCGTGCATGCCGATCGTGCTCGAGAAGGCGGACGCGGTCGCCGCCCTGCGCGAGGCGATCGGCGCCACCGACCCGGCCGAGGCGGCCGAGGGGACGGTGCGGAAGCTCTACGCGGAGTCGAAGGGCCGGAACGCGATCCACGCGTCGGACTCGGACGAGAACGCGGCGCGCGAGATCGCGTTCTTCTTCGCCCAGACCGAGATCGTCGGCTGA